The following proteins are encoded in a genomic region of Zea mays cultivar B73 chromosome 9, Zm-B73-REFERENCE-NAM-5.0, whole genome shotgun sequence:
- the LOC100217186 gene encoding uncharacterized protein isoform X18: MCTPISFTGSALYIHGRMKTRIVYSREFLLSLGELEHCKKLPPDFDAALLSELQELSAGVLERNKGYYNTSQGRPDGSVGYTYSSRGGNTGGRWDTRSSGSSDRDGEPDRESQTQGRGANQYRRNWQNTEHDGLLGRGGFPRPSGYTGQLSSKDHGNAPQLNRTSERYQPPRPYKAAPFSRKDIDSINDETFGSSELSNEDRAEEERKRRASFELMRKEQHKAVLGKKSGPDILKENPSDDIFSKLQTSTAKANAKTKNEKLDGSVVSSYQEDTTKPSSVLLAPAARPLVPPGFANAFADKKLQSQSSNITHEPKLEDDQSATGFTSESKEKGVSGNDATMGPKHTLPPGSVTSSAELASSVLKGSEDWDADVMDKYSIGKEGKSKNIDPVRKDDSVAILEQFFGNVLSKSGSNLPTYVENQPLKTDDDMITSVPESSKFAHWFLDEDLKPAEDLSSKSLLSMIVKNENPELISFTSSTPANGVLEQCIHSDVPEAVPIMTCEDLEQTMLAQVSNSSSTQINATKEQLTVMDEPVAMQKVTVDNHASQHLLSLLQKGTDNKGAPSLGFQRESTDEPLSVDTNLMANGGISGSDPVNSVENVPTSGKDLTLEALFGAAFMNELHSKDAPVSIRGATTGGPTEFAEMGKTLLSSSHEGYYPVEQTVHFNNTKDAAVRREPGIEHSAVPGLSQGSASFDKKGMEIHLPEEDNLFTMSDSLLGQNSDILASVGSSRVEGLLPEKALDNLSYRFQSLVPGDAEHIQVYGPDALGSHPRDSQNMYHLLQGRPPMIAPHPMMDHIVNRKQPAPFDMAQSIHHDSHRSFPSNVNHMQHNLHGPGVPHLDPAGHIMRQHMSMPGRFPPEGLPRGVPPSQPVHHMAGYRPEMGNVNNFHMHPRQPNYGEFGLMMPGPEVRGNHPEAFERLIQMEMSARSKQQQVHHPAMAAGRVPSGMYGHELDAKLRYR; this comes from the exons ATGTGTACACCCATATCCTTTACTGGGTCCGCCCTGTATATCCATGGCAGGATGAAGACGAGGATAGTGTACTCCAGGGAGTTTCTGCTGTCGCTTGGCGAGTTGGAGCATTGCAAGAAGCTGCCCCCTGACTTTGATGCAGCGCTGCTTAG TGAGCTGCAGGAGCTGTCAGCGGGTGTGCTTGAGAGAAACAAGGGCTACTACAACACATCCCAGGGACGGCCAGATGGGTCGGTGGGATATACTTACTCTTCTCGTGGTGGGAACACTGGAGGGAGGTGGGATACTCGCTCATCTGGATCAAGTGATCGGGATGGGGAACCTGATCGTGAGTCTCAGACACAGG GGCGTGGTGCAAACCAGTACAGACGCAATTGGCAGAACACGGAGCATGATGGCCTACTTGGCCGTGGTGGTTTCCCTAGGCCATCAGGATATACTGGGCAGTTGTCATCAAAGGATCATGGCAATGCGCCTCAGCTAAACAGGACATCAGAACGCTACCAGCCACCACGTCCTTACAAG GCTGCTCCTTTTTCACGGAAAGACATTGACTCGATTAATGATGAGACATTCGGGTCTTCTGAATTATCAAATGAGGATAGAGCAGAAGAAGAAAGGAAGCGGAGGG CATCTTTTGAGTTGATGAGAAAAGAGCAACATAAAGCAGTGCTAGGAAAGAAGAGTGGTCCTGATATCCTGAAGGAGAATCCCAGTGATGATATATTTTCAAAGTTACAGACATCTACTGCAAAGGCAAATGCCAAAACTAAAAACGAGAAGTTAGATGGTTCTGTAGTATCCTCATATCAGGAAGATACCACTAAACCATCTTCAGTTCTACTAGCTCCTGCAGCCAGGCCGCTTGTCCCGCCGGGTTTTGCAAATGCATTCGCTGACAAGAAGCTTCAGTCACAGTCGTCTAACATCACACATGAGCCGAAG CTAGAGGATGACCAGTCAGCAACAGGGTTCACATCTGAAAGTAAAGAGAAGGGAGTTTCTGGTAACGATGCTACTATGGGTCCAAAGCACACGCTTCCACCTGGTAGTGTTACCTCTTCAGCTGAATTGGCTTCTAGCGTTCTGAAAGGGAGCGAGGATTGGGATGCTGATGTAATGGATAAGTATTCTATTGGAAAAGAAGGCAAATCTAAAAATATTGATCCAGTTAGGAAGGATGATTCAGTAGCAATCTTAGAACAGTTCTTTGGCAATGTTTTATCGAAAAGCGGCAGCAACCTACCAACTTATGTTGAG AACCAGCCATTGAAAACTGATGATGACATGATCACTTCTGTGCCAGAATCATCCAAATTTGCTCATTGGTTTCTTGATGAAG ACTTGAAACCTGCAGAAGACTTATCTTCAAAGAGCCTGCTCTCCATGATTGTCAAAAATGAAAATCCAG AGCTTATCTCATTTACATCCTCTACGCCTGCCAATGGAGTTCTTGAACAATGCATCCATTCTGATGTTCCAGAGGCAGTTCCTATTATGACATGTGAGGATCTTGAGCAGACGATGTTAGCACAGGTTAGCAATAGCAGCTCAACTCAGATAAATGCTACAAAGGAGCAACTGACTGTTATGGATGAACCAGTTGCCATGCAGAAAGTAACTGTAGATAATCATGCATCACAACATCTTCTTTCATTGTTGCAAAAAGGAACAGATAATAAGGGAGCACCTTCCCTGGGTTTCCAGAGAGAATCAACTGATGAACCTCTGAGTGTTGACACAAATTTAATGGCAAATGGTGGAATATCTGGAAGTGATCCGGTTAACAGTGTTGAAAATGTTCCTACTTCTGGGAAGGACTTGACATTGGAAGCGTTATTCGGGGCTGCATTTATGAATGAGCTCCACTCGAAAGATGCACCAGTTTCTATTCGAGGAGCCACAACTGGTGGTCCTACTGAGTTTGCAGAGATGGGTAAAACTCTGTTGTCATCTAGCCATGAAGGATACTACCCTGTTGAACAGACCGTACACTTCAACaatactaaagatgctgctgtccGTAGAGAACCAGGTATTGAGCATTCAGCAGTACCTGGTCTAAGTCAGGGGAGTGCTAGTTTTGACAAGAAAGGAATGGAAATTCATCTGCCTGAAGAAGATAATTTGTTTACCATGAGTGATTCTCTGCTTGGTCAAAATTCTGATATTTTGGCATCAGTAGGATCCAGCAGGGTTGAAGGGCTATTGCCTGAAAAGGCACTTGATAACCTCAGCTATAGGTTTCAAAGTCTTGTGCCTGGTGATGCAGAACACATTCAAGTATATGGTCCTGATGCACTTGGATCTCATCCTCGTGATTCTCAGAATATGTATCATCTTCTACAGGGTAGGCCTCCTATGATAGCACCTCACCCTATGATGGATCACATTGTTAATAGGAAACAGCCAGCTCCATTTGATATGGCACAGTCGATACACCATGATTCTCACCGTTCTTTCCCATCTAATGTGAATCATATGCAACATAATCTTCATGGGCCAGGGGTCCCTCACTTGGACCCTGCTGGACATATTATGCGACAACACATGTCCATGCCTGGAAGATTTCCTCCAGAAGGCTTGCCAAGAGGTGTCCCTCCATCTCAGCCTGTGCATCACATGGCTGGTTATAGACCTGAAATGGGTAATGTAAATAATTTCCATATGCACCCTCGCCAGCCCAACTATGGAGAATTTGGATTGATGATGCCAG GTCCAGAGGTGAGGGGCAATCATCCAGAGGCGTTCGAAAGGTTGATCCAGATGGAGATGTCAGCCAGATCGAAGCAACAGCAGGTGCACCACCCTGCAATGGCCGCTGGCCGTGTGCCTAGTGGGATGTACGGGCACGAGCTTGATGCGAAATTGAGATACAGATGA
- the LOC100217186 gene encoding uncharacterized protein isoform X1 — protein sequence MCTPISFTGSALYIHGRMKTRIVYSREFLLSLGELEHCKKLPPDFDAALLSELQELSAGVLERNKGYYNTSQGRPDGSVGYTYSSRGGNTGGRWDTRSSGSSDRDGEPDRESQTQAGRGANQYRRNWQNTEHDGLLGRGGFPRPSGYTGQLSSKDHGNAPQLNRTSERYQPPRPYKAAPFSRKDIDSINDETFGSSELSNEDRAEEERKRRASFELMRKEQHKAVLGKKSGPDILKENPSDDIFSKLQTSTAKANAKTKNEKLDGSVVSSYQEDTTKPSSVLLAPAARPLVPPGFANAFADKKLQSQSSNITHEPKCHNATTEANMLTIAWLGGQLEDDQSATGFTSESKEKGVSGNDATMGPKHTLPPGSVTSSAELASSVLKGSEDWDADVMDKYSIGKEGKSKNIDPVRKDDSVAILEQFFGNVLSKSGSNLPTYVENQPLKTDDDMITSVPESSKFAHWFLDEDLKPAEDLSSKSLLSMIVKNENPGLENLNHTPLSDAAAQNLSPRAPIDKLDSASELISFTSSTPANGVLEQCIHSDVPEAVPIMTCEDLEQTMLAQVSNSSSTQINATKEQLTVMDEPVAMQKVTVDNHASQHLLSLLQKGTDNKGAPSLGFQRESTDEPLSVDTNLMANGGISGSDPVNSVENVPTSGKDLTLEALFGAAFMNELHSKDAPVSIRGATTGGPTEFAEMGKTLLSSSHEGYYPVEQTVHFNNTKDAAVRREPGIEHSAVPGLSQGSASFDKKGMEIHLPEEDNLFTMSDSLLGQNSDILASVGSSRVEGLLPEKALDNLSYRFQSLVPGDAEHIQVYGPDALGSHPRDSQNMYHLLQGRPPMIAPHPMMDHIVNRKQPAPFDMAQSIHHDSHRSFPSNVNHMQHNLHGPGVPHLDPAGHIMRQHMSMPGRFPPEGLPRGVPPSQPVHHMAGYRPEMGNVNNFHMHPRQPNYGEFGLMMPGPSGPEVRGNHPEAFERLIQMEMSARSKQQQVHHPAMAAGRVPSGMYGHELDAKLRYR from the exons ATGTGTACACCCATATCCTTTACTGGGTCCGCCCTGTATATCCATGGCAGGATGAAGACGAGGATAGTGTACTCCAGGGAGTTTCTGCTGTCGCTTGGCGAGTTGGAGCATTGCAAGAAGCTGCCCCCTGACTTTGATGCAGCGCTGCTTAG TGAGCTGCAGGAGCTGTCAGCGGGTGTGCTTGAGAGAAACAAGGGCTACTACAACACATCCCAGGGACGGCCAGATGGGTCGGTGGGATATACTTACTCTTCTCGTGGTGGGAACACTGGAGGGAGGTGGGATACTCGCTCATCTGGATCAAGTGATCGGGATGGGGAACCTGATCGTGAGTCTCAGACACAGG CAGGGCGTGGTGCAAACCAGTACAGACGCAATTGGCAGAACACGGAGCATGATGGCCTACTTGGCCGTGGTGGTTTCCCTAGGCCATCAGGATATACTGGGCAGTTGTCATCAAAGGATCATGGCAATGCGCCTCAGCTAAACAGGACATCAGAACGCTACCAGCCACCACGTCCTTACAAG GCTGCTCCTTTTTCACGGAAAGACATTGACTCGATTAATGATGAGACATTCGGGTCTTCTGAATTATCAAATGAGGATAGAGCAGAAGAAGAAAGGAAGCGGAGGG CATCTTTTGAGTTGATGAGAAAAGAGCAACATAAAGCAGTGCTAGGAAAGAAGAGTGGTCCTGATATCCTGAAGGAGAATCCCAGTGATGATATATTTTCAAAGTTACAGACATCTACTGCAAAGGCAAATGCCAAAACTAAAAACGAGAAGTTAGATGGTTCTGTAGTATCCTCATATCAGGAAGATACCACTAAACCATCTTCAGTTCTACTAGCTCCTGCAGCCAGGCCGCTTGTCCCGCCGGGTTTTGCAAATGCATTCGCTGACAAGAAGCTTCAGTCACAGTCGTCTAACATCACACATGAGCCGAAG TGTCATAATGCTACTACTGAAGCTAACATGTTGACTATTGCATGGCTTGGGGGTCAGCTAGAGGATGACCAGTCAGCAACAGGGTTCACATCTGAAAGTAAAGAGAAGGGAGTTTCTGGTAACGATGCTACTATGGGTCCAAAGCACACGCTTCCACCTGGTAGTGTTACCTCTTCAGCTGAATTGGCTTCTAGCGTTCTGAAAGGGAGCGAGGATTGGGATGCTGATGTAATGGATAAGTATTCTATTGGAAAAGAAGGCAAATCTAAAAATATTGATCCAGTTAGGAAGGATGATTCAGTAGCAATCTTAGAACAGTTCTTTGGCAATGTTTTATCGAAAAGCGGCAGCAACCTACCAACTTATGTTGAG AACCAGCCATTGAAAACTGATGATGACATGATCACTTCTGTGCCAGAATCATCCAAATTTGCTCATTGGTTTCTTGATGAAG ACTTGAAACCTGCAGAAGACTTATCTTCAAAGAGCCTGCTCTCCATGATTGTCAAAAATGAAAATCCAGGTCTAGAAAATTTAAACCATACTCCTTTATCTGATGCTGCTGCCCAGAATTTATCCCCAAGAGCACCTATTGATAAACTTGATTCTGCATCAGAGCTTATCTCATTTACATCCTCTACGCCTGCCAATGGAGTTCTTGAACAATGCATCCATTCTGATGTTCCAGAGGCAGTTCCTATTATGACATGTGAGGATCTTGAGCAGACGATGTTAGCACAGGTTAGCAATAGCAGCTCAACTCAGATAAATGCTACAAAGGAGCAACTGACTGTTATGGATGAACCAGTTGCCATGCAGAAAGTAACTGTAGATAATCATGCATCACAACATCTTCTTTCATTGTTGCAAAAAGGAACAGATAATAAGGGAGCACCTTCCCTGGGTTTCCAGAGAGAATCAACTGATGAACCTCTGAGTGTTGACACAAATTTAATGGCAAATGGTGGAATATCTGGAAGTGATCCGGTTAACAGTGTTGAAAATGTTCCTACTTCTGGGAAGGACTTGACATTGGAAGCGTTATTCGGGGCTGCATTTATGAATGAGCTCCACTCGAAAGATGCACCAGTTTCTATTCGAGGAGCCACAACTGGTGGTCCTACTGAGTTTGCAGAGATGGGTAAAACTCTGTTGTCATCTAGCCATGAAGGATACTACCCTGTTGAACAGACCGTACACTTCAACaatactaaagatgctgctgtccGTAGAGAACCAGGTATTGAGCATTCAGCAGTACCTGGTCTAAGTCAGGGGAGTGCTAGTTTTGACAAGAAAGGAATGGAAATTCATCTGCCTGAAGAAGATAATTTGTTTACCATGAGTGATTCTCTGCTTGGTCAAAATTCTGATATTTTGGCATCAGTAGGATCCAGCAGGGTTGAAGGGCTATTGCCTGAAAAGGCACTTGATAACCTCAGCTATAGGTTTCAAAGTCTTGTGCCTGGTGATGCAGAACACATTCAAGTATATGGTCCTGATGCACTTGGATCTCATCCTCGTGATTCTCAGAATATGTATCATCTTCTACAGGGTAGGCCTCCTATGATAGCACCTCACCCTATGATGGATCACATTGTTAATAGGAAACAGCCAGCTCCATTTGATATGGCACAGTCGATACACCATGATTCTCACCGTTCTTTCCCATCTAATGTGAATCATATGCAACATAATCTTCATGGGCCAGGGGTCCCTCACTTGGACCCTGCTGGACATATTATGCGACAACACATGTCCATGCCTGGAAGATTTCCTCCAGAAGGCTTGCCAAGAGGTGTCCCTCCATCTCAGCCTGTGCATCACATGGCTGGTTATAGACCTGAAATGGGTAATGTAAATAATTTCCATATGCACCCTCGCCAGCCCAACTATGGAGAATTTGGATTGATGATGCCAG GCCCATCAGGTCCAGAGGTGAGGGGCAATCATCCAGAGGCGTTCGAAAGGTTGATCCAGATGGAGATGTCAGCCAGATCGAAGCAACAGCAGGTGCACCACCCTGCAATGGCCGCTGGCCGTGTGCCTAGTGGGATGTACGGGCACGAGCTTGATGCGAAATTGAGATACAGATGA
- the LOC100217186 gene encoding uncharacterized protein isoform X6, with amino-acid sequence MCTPISFTGSALYIHGRMKTRIVYSREFLLSLGELEHCKKLPPDFDAALLSELQELSAGVLERNKGYYNTSQGRPDGSVGYTYSSRGGNTGGRWDTRSSGSSDRDGEPDRESQTQAGRGANQYRRNWQNTEHDGLLGRGGFPRPSGYTGQLSSKDHGNAPQLNRTSERYQPPRPYKAAPFSRKDIDSINDETFGSSELSNEDRAEEERKRRASFELMRKEQHKAVLGKKSGPDILKENPSDDIFSKLQTSTAKANAKTKNEKLDGSVVSSYQEDTTKPSSVLLAPAARPLVPPGFANAFADKKLQSQSSNITHEPKLEDDQSATGFTSESKEKGVSGNDATMGPKHTLPPGSVTSSAELASSVLKGSEDWDADVMDKYSIGKEGKSKNIDPVRKDDSVAILEQFFGNVLSKSGSNLPTYVENQPLKTDDDMITSVPESSKFAHWFLDEDLKPAEDLSSKSLLSMIVKNENPGLENLNHTPLSDAAAQNLSPRAPIDKLDSASELISFTSSTPANGVLEQCIHSDVPEAVPIMTCEDLEQTMLAQVSNSSSTQINATKEQLTVMDEPVAMQKVTVDNHASQHLLSLLQKGTDNKGAPSLGFQRESTDEPLSVDTNLMANGGISGSDPVNSVENVPTSGKDLTLEALFGAAFMNELHSKDAPVSIRGATTGGPTEFAEMGKTLLSSSHEGYYPVEQTVHFNNTKDAAVRREPGIEHSAVPGLSQGSASFDKKGMEIHLPEEDNLFTMSDSLLGQNSDILASVGSSRVEGLLPEKALDNLSYRFQSLVPGDAEHIQVYGPDALGSHPRDSQNMYHLLQGRPPMIAPHPMMDHIVNRKQPAPFDMAQSIHHDSHRSFPSNVNHMQHNLHGPGVPHLDPAGHIMRQHMSMPGRFPPEGLPRGVPPSQPVHHMAGYRPEMGNVNNFHMHPRQPNYGEFGLMMPGPEVRGNHPEAFERLIQMEMSARSKQQQVHHPAMAAGRVPSGMYGHELDAKLRYR; translated from the exons ATGTGTACACCCATATCCTTTACTGGGTCCGCCCTGTATATCCATGGCAGGATGAAGACGAGGATAGTGTACTCCAGGGAGTTTCTGCTGTCGCTTGGCGAGTTGGAGCATTGCAAGAAGCTGCCCCCTGACTTTGATGCAGCGCTGCTTAG TGAGCTGCAGGAGCTGTCAGCGGGTGTGCTTGAGAGAAACAAGGGCTACTACAACACATCCCAGGGACGGCCAGATGGGTCGGTGGGATATACTTACTCTTCTCGTGGTGGGAACACTGGAGGGAGGTGGGATACTCGCTCATCTGGATCAAGTGATCGGGATGGGGAACCTGATCGTGAGTCTCAGACACAGG CAGGGCGTGGTGCAAACCAGTACAGACGCAATTGGCAGAACACGGAGCATGATGGCCTACTTGGCCGTGGTGGTTTCCCTAGGCCATCAGGATATACTGGGCAGTTGTCATCAAAGGATCATGGCAATGCGCCTCAGCTAAACAGGACATCAGAACGCTACCAGCCACCACGTCCTTACAAG GCTGCTCCTTTTTCACGGAAAGACATTGACTCGATTAATGATGAGACATTCGGGTCTTCTGAATTATCAAATGAGGATAGAGCAGAAGAAGAAAGGAAGCGGAGGG CATCTTTTGAGTTGATGAGAAAAGAGCAACATAAAGCAGTGCTAGGAAAGAAGAGTGGTCCTGATATCCTGAAGGAGAATCCCAGTGATGATATATTTTCAAAGTTACAGACATCTACTGCAAAGGCAAATGCCAAAACTAAAAACGAGAAGTTAGATGGTTCTGTAGTATCCTCATATCAGGAAGATACCACTAAACCATCTTCAGTTCTACTAGCTCCTGCAGCCAGGCCGCTTGTCCCGCCGGGTTTTGCAAATGCATTCGCTGACAAGAAGCTTCAGTCACAGTCGTCTAACATCACACATGAGCCGAAG CTAGAGGATGACCAGTCAGCAACAGGGTTCACATCTGAAAGTAAAGAGAAGGGAGTTTCTGGTAACGATGCTACTATGGGTCCAAAGCACACGCTTCCACCTGGTAGTGTTACCTCTTCAGCTGAATTGGCTTCTAGCGTTCTGAAAGGGAGCGAGGATTGGGATGCTGATGTAATGGATAAGTATTCTATTGGAAAAGAAGGCAAATCTAAAAATATTGATCCAGTTAGGAAGGATGATTCAGTAGCAATCTTAGAACAGTTCTTTGGCAATGTTTTATCGAAAAGCGGCAGCAACCTACCAACTTATGTTGAG AACCAGCCATTGAAAACTGATGATGACATGATCACTTCTGTGCCAGAATCATCCAAATTTGCTCATTGGTTTCTTGATGAAG ACTTGAAACCTGCAGAAGACTTATCTTCAAAGAGCCTGCTCTCCATGATTGTCAAAAATGAAAATCCAGGTCTAGAAAATTTAAACCATACTCCTTTATCTGATGCTGCTGCCCAGAATTTATCCCCAAGAGCACCTATTGATAAACTTGATTCTGCATCAGAGCTTATCTCATTTACATCCTCTACGCCTGCCAATGGAGTTCTTGAACAATGCATCCATTCTGATGTTCCAGAGGCAGTTCCTATTATGACATGTGAGGATCTTGAGCAGACGATGTTAGCACAGGTTAGCAATAGCAGCTCAACTCAGATAAATGCTACAAAGGAGCAACTGACTGTTATGGATGAACCAGTTGCCATGCAGAAAGTAACTGTAGATAATCATGCATCACAACATCTTCTTTCATTGTTGCAAAAAGGAACAGATAATAAGGGAGCACCTTCCCTGGGTTTCCAGAGAGAATCAACTGATGAACCTCTGAGTGTTGACACAAATTTAATGGCAAATGGTGGAATATCTGGAAGTGATCCGGTTAACAGTGTTGAAAATGTTCCTACTTCTGGGAAGGACTTGACATTGGAAGCGTTATTCGGGGCTGCATTTATGAATGAGCTCCACTCGAAAGATGCACCAGTTTCTATTCGAGGAGCCACAACTGGTGGTCCTACTGAGTTTGCAGAGATGGGTAAAACTCTGTTGTCATCTAGCCATGAAGGATACTACCCTGTTGAACAGACCGTACACTTCAACaatactaaagatgctgctgtccGTAGAGAACCAGGTATTGAGCATTCAGCAGTACCTGGTCTAAGTCAGGGGAGTGCTAGTTTTGACAAGAAAGGAATGGAAATTCATCTGCCTGAAGAAGATAATTTGTTTACCATGAGTGATTCTCTGCTTGGTCAAAATTCTGATATTTTGGCATCAGTAGGATCCAGCAGGGTTGAAGGGCTATTGCCTGAAAAGGCACTTGATAACCTCAGCTATAGGTTTCAAAGTCTTGTGCCTGGTGATGCAGAACACATTCAAGTATATGGTCCTGATGCACTTGGATCTCATCCTCGTGATTCTCAGAATATGTATCATCTTCTACAGGGTAGGCCTCCTATGATAGCACCTCACCCTATGATGGATCACATTGTTAATAGGAAACAGCCAGCTCCATTTGATATGGCACAGTCGATACACCATGATTCTCACCGTTCTTTCCCATCTAATGTGAATCATATGCAACATAATCTTCATGGGCCAGGGGTCCCTCACTTGGACCCTGCTGGACATATTATGCGACAACACATGTCCATGCCTGGAAGATTTCCTCCAGAAGGCTTGCCAAGAGGTGTCCCTCCATCTCAGCCTGTGCATCACATGGCTGGTTATAGACCTGAAATGGGTAATGTAAATAATTTCCATATGCACCCTCGCCAGCCCAACTATGGAGAATTTGGATTGATGATGCCAG GTCCAGAGGTGAGGGGCAATCATCCAGAGGCGTTCGAAAGGTTGATCCAGATGGAGATGTCAGCCAGATCGAAGCAACAGCAGGTGCACCACCCTGCAATGGCCGCTGGCCGTGTGCCTAGTGGGATGTACGGGCACGAGCTTGATGCGAAATTGAGATACAGATGA